In one Methanobrevibacter arboriphilus genomic region, the following are encoded:
- a CDS encoding heavy metal translocating P-type ATPase translates to MDEKDNHNRNTMSKEDMGHENVNHKNMDKNHEHMNHDEIDDMGHEHMDHGDMGDMGHEHMGHDEMDDMGHEHMDHAGMGMMDMEDLKKKFWVSLILTIPTILLSPMMGMEMPFQISFPGSYWVVLVIGSIIYFYGGQPFFTGSKEELRNKKPAMMTLIFMGITVAYFYSLYSVFANNIFHVHPMVHDFFWELATLIDIMLLGHIIEMNSIMSAGSALNKLAKLLPKKAHKLENGKIIDVDIDKLKENDIVEARAGEKIPADGIVIRGNTSINESMVTGESKQITKDINSKVIGGSVNGEGNIQIKITGTGETSYLAQVQKLVSEAQKEQSKRETMADIIARTLFYVAIILGIISFTSWYFVENISVAFSVAVTVLVIACPHALGLAIPLVVARSTSIGANNGLLFRNRTSFERVKKLKYALMDKTGTLTEGNFKVTKYGSLNDDITDETILKIAAGLEDGSNHPLAIGILSKVKEKELDYERAHNTYQKTGIGLTGEISGEEFKIVSVTYLDKKSISYDKSKFKKLAESGNSISYILNKSNDLLGFISQGDEIKSESKIMIDSLKERNIIPVMLTGDNEETANLVAKKLEIQNVFGKLLPEDKEKIVKKYQESGFTVMMIGDGVNDAPSLVAADIGVAIGSGTDVAIDSADVILVKSNPLDIIKFLDLGGKTTRKMNENLVWGAGYNVIALPLAAGVLAPFGFMLNPLIGAVLMSLSTILVAINAMLLKDI, encoded by the coding sequence ATGGATGAGAAAGACAACCATAATAGAAACACTATGTCCAAAGAGGATATGGGTCATGAAAATGTGAATCATAAGAATATGGATAAAAACCATGAACATATGAATCATGATGAGATAGATGATATGGGTCATGAGCATATGGATCATGGTGATATGGGTGATATGGGTCATGAGCATATGGGTCATGATGAAATGGATGATATGGGTCATGAGCATATGGATCATGCTGGAATGGGTATGATGGATATGGAAGACCTTAAGAAGAAATTTTGGGTTTCTTTAATCTTAACAATTCCAACCATATTACTATCTCCAATGATGGGAATGGAGATGCCATTTCAAATTAGCTTTCCAGGTTCATATTGGGTTGTTTTGGTTATAGGATCTATAATCTATTTTTATGGAGGTCAACCTTTTTTTACTGGTTCAAAAGAAGAGCTAAGAAATAAAAAACCTGCAATGATGACCTTAATATTTATGGGAATTACAGTAGCTTATTTCTATAGTCTTTATTCTGTTTTTGCAAACAATATATTTCATGTACATCCTATGGTTCATGATTTTTTCTGGGAATTAGCTACTTTAATAGATATAATGTTACTTGGACATATAATAGAGATGAATTCAATAATGAGTGCAGGTTCTGCACTTAATAAATTAGCTAAACTGCTTCCTAAAAAGGCTCATAAACTTGAAAATGGGAAGATTATCGATGTTGATATTGATAAATTAAAAGAAAATGATATAGTTGAAGCAAGGGCTGGAGAGAAGATTCCTGCAGATGGAATTGTTATTAGAGGTAATACAAGTATTAATGAGTCTATGGTAACTGGTGAGTCTAAACAAATAACAAAAGATATTAATAGTAAAGTTATTGGAGGTTCAGTTAATGGAGAAGGAAATATACAGATTAAGATAACTGGTACTGGGGAAACAAGTTATCTAGCACAAGTACAGAAATTGGTTTCTGAAGCTCAAAAAGAACAATCAAAAAGAGAAACAATGGCAGATATTATTGCAAGAACATTATTTTATGTAGCTATTATTTTAGGAATAATTTCTTTTACTTCTTGGTATTTTGTAGAAAATATCAGTGTTGCATTTTCTGTAGCTGTTACTGTTCTTGTTATCGCTTGTCCTCATGCATTAGGATTAGCTATACCTCTTGTAGTAGCTAGGAGTACTTCTATTGGAGCTAATAATGGACTTTTATTTAGAAATAGAACTTCTTTTGAACGAGTTAAAAAGTTAAAATATGCTTTGATGGATAAAACAGGTACATTAACTGAAGGAAACTTTAAAGTAACTAAATATGGAAGTTTAAATGATGATATTACTGATGAAACTATTTTAAAAATAGCTGCTGGATTAGAAGATGGATCTAATCATCCATTAGCTATAGGTATATTATCTAAAGTAAAAGAAAAAGAATTAGACTATGAAAGAGCACATAATACTTATCAAAAAACTGGAATTGGTTTAACTGGTGAGATTAGTGGTGAAGAATTTAAAATAGTGTCTGTAACCTATTTAGATAAAAAAAGTATATCTTATGATAAATCAAAATTTAAAAAGCTTGCAGAAAGCGGTAATTCTATTAGCTATATTTTAAATAAGAGTAATGATCTTTTGGGTTTTATTTCTCAAGGGGATGAAATTAAATCAGAATCTAAAATAATGATTGATTCTCTTAAAGAACGTAATATTATACCTGTTATGCTTACAGGGGATAATGAAGAAACTGCAAATTTAGTTGCTAAAAAATTAGAAATTCAAAATGTTTTTGGAAAGCTTCTTCCAGAAGATAAAGAAAAGATAGTTAAAAAGTATCAAGAATCTGGATTTACTGTAATGATGATTGGTGATGGTGTAAATGATGCGCCGAGTTTGGTAGCAGCAGATATTGGAGTAGCTATAGGTTCAGGAACTGATGTAGCTATAGATTCTGCTGATGTTATATTGGTAAAAAGTAATCCTTTGGATATTATTAAATTTTTAGATTTAGGAGGTAAAACAACAAGAAAGATGAATGAAAATCTTGTGTGGGGTGCGGGATACAATGTAATTGCATTACCACTGGCTGCAGGAGTTTTAGCTCCTTTTGGATTCATGCTTAATCCACTTATTGGAGCTGTACTAATGTCTTTAAGTACAATTCTAGTTGCTATTAATGCAATGTTATTGAAGGACATTTGA
- the hemC gene encoding hydroxymethylbilane synthase, with the protein MIVGTRGSELALTQTNYIRNRLFDLTNNEVETKIIKTTGDKITTSQLYNMDSKGLFTKELDRAVLEEEVDFAVHSLKDVPTELNEDLEIAAVPIRESPNEVLVSNYSWEDLKKGSTLGTSSLRREAFCNMYEKGLELKPIRGNIGTRVEKVLDGEVDATIMAEAGLNRLGLTECIKNRFSLDYLTPPAGQGALAIITRKDSPVKDTIRKLNHYESEQEVLAEKTVLKELGIGCQWPLGSIARVNGSELSLYSILLTQKGEILHKAKLKSSIGEAEDLGKKLARDMKEFI; encoded by the coding sequence TTGATTGTTGGAACTAGAGGTAGTGAACTTGCTTTAACACAGACAAATTATATTAGAAATCGTTTGTTTGATTTGACAAATAATGAGGTTGAAACTAAAATCATAAAGACTACTGGTGATAAGATAACCACATCTCAACTCTATAATATGGATTCTAAAGGACTTTTTACAAAAGAGTTAGATAGGGCTGTTTTAGAGGAAGAAGTAGATTTTGCAGTTCATAGTTTAAAAGATGTTCCAACTGAGCTTAATGAAGATCTTGAAATAGCTGCAGTTCCAATAAGAGAGTCTCCAAATGAAGTTTTAGTATCAAATTATTCTTGGGAAGATCTTAAAAAGGGTTCAACTTTAGGAACTAGTAGTTTAAGGAGAGAAGCTTTTTGTAATATGTATGAAAAAGGGCTTGAATTGAAACCTATTAGGGGGAACATTGGAACTCGTGTTGAAAAAGTCTTAGATGGTGAAGTTGATGCTACTATAATGGCAGAAGCTGGTTTAAATAGATTAGGTCTTACAGAGTGTATTAAAAATAGATTTTCTCTTGATTATTTAACTCCTCCTGCTGGTCAAGGAGCTTTAGCTATAATAACTAGAAAAGATTCTCCAGTTAAAGACACTATACGGAAATTGAATCATTATGAATCAGAACAAGAAGTTTTAGCAGAAAAAACTGTTCTTAAAGAATTAGGTATTGGGTGTCAATGGCCTTTAGGATCAATAGCTAGGGTAAATGGGAGTGAATTAAGCCTTTATTCTATATTATTGACTCAAAAAGGAGAAATACTTCATAAAGCTAAACTTAAATCTTCTATTGGTGAAGCTGAGGATTTAGGTAAAAAGCTTGCTAGAGACATGAAAGAATTTATTTAA
- a CDS encoding Gfo/Idh/MocA family protein: MNSVNVGVIGVGAMGYNHARVYYRLDNANLIGVSDVSESTLSKVSKKYDTKGYNDYMDLLKNPEIEAVSVCVPTTHHYNVVMAAIEHGKHVLVEKPIAFTLNEAEGMIEAAKEKGVKLSTGHVERFNPAVQKAKELIEMDIIGDVVSASAKRVGPFPPRIKDVGVAIDLAIHDLDVMYYLFDDDVTQVYATMGSILEKCEYEDHAEIMTKFANGITGILEVNWLTPYKRRALEITGTDGIISIDYMDQSVDVAGKFAQKVDIQREEPLKYEITSFLNSIMDNKDMEITGEDGLNALKMVLAANMSSKEQLPVKLDELNG, translated from the coding sequence GTGAATAGTGTTAATGTAGGAGTTATTGGGGTTGGAGCAATGGGTTATAACCATGCTCGTGTTTATTATAGGTTGGACAATGCAAATCTTATTGGGGTTTCTGATGTAAGTGAATCTACTTTGTCTAAAGTATCTAAAAAATATGATACTAAAGGATATAATGATTATATGGATTTATTAAAAAATCCAGAAATTGAAGCTGTAAGTGTTTGTGTCCCAACTACTCATCATTATAATGTTGTAATGGCTGCAATAGAGCATGGAAAGCATGTTTTAGTAGAAAAACCTATTGCATTTACCTTAAATGAAGCTGAAGGGATGATAGAAGCTGCTAAAGAAAAAGGTGTTAAACTAAGTACTGGGCATGTTGAAAGATTCAATCCTGCAGTTCAGAAAGCAAAAGAACTTATTGAAATGGATATTATTGGTGATGTGGTTTCTGCATCTGCTAAGAGAGTTGGTCCATTTCCTCCAAGGATTAAAGATGTTGGTGTAGCTATTGATCTTGCTATTCATGATTTAGATGTTATGTATTATTTATTTGATGATGATGTAACTCAAGTTTATGCAACTATGGGTAGTATTCTTGAAAAATGTGAATATGAAGATCATGCTGAAATTATGACAAAATTTGCTAATGGAATCACTGGTATTTTAGAAGTTAACTGGTTAACTCCTTATAAAAGACGTGCATTAGAGATTACAGGAACTGATGGGATAATATCCATTGATTATATGGATCAAAGTGTAGATGTAGCTGGAAAATTTGCACAAAAGGTAGATATTCAGAGGGAAGAACCATTAAAATATGAAATAACCTCTTTCTTAAATTCAATTATGGATAATAAAGATATGGAGATTACTGGTGAAGATGGGTTGAATGCTCTTAAAATGGTTTTAGCTGCAAACATGTCTTCAAAAGAACAATTACCTGTTAAGTTAGATGAACTTAATGGTTAA
- a CDS encoding orotate phosphoribosyltransferase-like protein yields the protein MKQDLVKKSHELRRRGFTVGEIADELNVSMDTARWLSMQKLDEKEKPEDTPIDFAINWNSLGGSSSRLRYVSAALSDMTLNYGQADVIVGIAVSGIPFATMMADFLEIEEGFETSLSVFHPIKHRKDKDKDQEGAISQNFAQVKGKKVIIVDDVITSGRTVKEVINALIAQGAEPIAVTVLIDKVGISEIEGVPVESLIKVNRLG from the coding sequence ATGAAACAAGATTTAGTAAAAAAATCTCATGAACTTAGAAGGCGTGGTTTTACGGTTGGAGAAATAGCTGATGAGCTAAATGTTTCAATGGACACAGCTCGATGGTTATCCATGCAGAAACTCGATGAAAAAGAAAAACCAGAAGATACTCCTATTGACTTTGCTATTAATTGGAATAGTTTAGGTGGAAGTTCAAGTAGGCTTAGGTATGTTTCTGCAGCATTAAGTGACATGACTTTAAATTATGGCCAGGCAGATGTTATTGTAGGTATAGCTGTAAGTGGAATACCTTTTGCAACAATGATGGCTGATTTTTTAGAGATAGAGGAAGGCTTTGAAACTTCATTATCTGTATTTCACCCTATAAAACATAGAAAAGATAAAGATAAGGATCAAGAAGGAGCAATCAGCCAAAATTTTGCTCAAGTTAAAGGTAAAAAAGTTATAATCGTTGATGATGTTATAACTAGTGGTAGGACTGTGAAAGAAGTTATTAATGCATTGATTGCTCAAGGAGCAGAACCTATAGCTGTAACTGTATTAATTGATAAGGTTGGAATTTCAGAAATTGAAGGAGTTCCTGTAGAATCTTTAATAAAAGTTAATAGATTAGGTTGA
- the prf1 gene encoding peptide chain release factor aRF-1, with protein MSEVSSKELYEFKRTLKELSEKKGRGTELVSVYIPPDRQISDVTKHMREELSQSANIKSKQTKKNVQSAIEVIVQRLRLFPKPPEKGLVLFVGMIPKGGPGTEKMETFIFEPPEPIQTYTYHCNSEFFLEPLQHMMDVKEVYGLAVIDRKEATIATLKGKRVDILKHLTSGVPGKHKAGGQSQRRFDRLIDLAAHEFKKRIGDHMNDAFLGIEDLKGIILGGPGHTKEEFLKGDYLQYELKNKVIATVDTSYTGEFGIREVIDKSMDILEEMDVMQEKQLVQKFLKELIDERGLASYGEDEVRKNLQMGAVDTLLLSEDLIKTRSTMECLNCGNKVQITYKDPKAGEELICEKCNEKMKVSEVKDLVDDFVEMAEELGSDVEIISTETEEGMQLFKAFGGIGAILRYRT; from the coding sequence TTGTCAGAAGTATCTTCAAAAGAATTATATGAATTTAAAAGAACTCTTAAAGAATTATCAGAAAAAAAAGGGAGAGGTACTGAGTTAGTATCAGTTTATATACCTCCAGATCGTCAAATTAGTGATGTTACTAAACATATGCGTGAAGAATTAAGTCAAAGTGCAAACATCAAAAGTAAACAAACAAAGAAAAATGTTCAGTCTGCTATTGAAGTTATTGTTCAAAGACTTAGATTATTCCCTAAACCTCCTGAAAAAGGATTAGTTCTATTTGTTGGAATGATACCTAAGGGAGGTCCAGGTACTGAGAAGATGGAGACTTTTATTTTTGAACCTCCAGAACCTATTCAAACTTATACTTATCACTGTAACTCAGAATTCTTTTTAGAGCCATTACAACATATGATGGATGTTAAAGAAGTTTATGGTTTAGCTGTTATTGATAGAAAAGAAGCTACTATAGCTACTCTTAAAGGAAAAAGGGTTGATATCTTAAAACATTTAACTAGTGGTGTCCCTGGAAAACATAAAGCAGGGGGTCAATCTCAAAGAAGGTTTGATCGTTTAATCGATTTAGCTGCACACGAGTTTAAAAAACGTATTGGGGATCATATGAATGATGCGTTTTTAGGCATTGAAGACCTTAAAGGAATTATTTTAGGAGGTCCTGGCCATACAAAAGAAGAATTTCTTAAAGGGGATTATCTTCAATATGAACTTAAGAATAAAGTTATAGCTACTGTTGATACTTCTTATACTGGCGAATTTGGGATAAGGGAAGTTATTGATAAATCTATGGATATTTTAGAAGAAATGGATGTTATGCAAGAAAAACAACTTGTTCAGAAATTTCTTAAAGAATTGATTGATGAACGTGGCTTAGCTTCTTATGGTGAAGATGAAGTAAGAAAAAATCTTCAAATGGGGGCTGTTGATACATTACTCCTTTCTGAAGATCTTATTAAAACAAGATCAACTATGGAATGTTTAAATTGTGGAAACAAAGTTCAAATAACTTATAAAGACCCTAAAGCTGGTGAAGAACTTATATGTGAAAAATGTAATGAGAAAATGAAGGTTTCTGAAGTTAAGGATCTTGTTGATGATTTTGTAGAAATGGCTGAAGAGTTAGGTTCTGATGTTGAAATAATTTCAACTGAAACAGAAGAAGGAATGCAATTATTTAAAGCATTTGGTGGAATAGGAGCTATTTTAAGATATAGGACATAA
- a CDS encoding TIGR00300 family protein, producing the protein MNQREIELFGHIIDSLILPKTLDIIMDQGGDFKIIDLNVGKRKSDVSRAKIIVSADSPSLLNQILDELSEIGATISAIEEVKLVASPNDKVAPDNFYSTTNHVTHVLHNGNWLLVENIEMDCMIIIDIDENNSGKAYCKPIGRIKKGDLIVVGREGIRVTPPERPRGKQGVFEFMNSEVSSEKPLMSIIENIASEIKEIKSRGGKIAIVGGPAIVHTGSADLMAKMIKEGYIDVVFAGNALATHDIENALYGTSLGVCVKTGEVVSRGHTHHMRAINTINGSGSIKEAVDDGTLTGGIMYECIKNNVPFVLAGSIRDDGPLPDVITDVIEAQEMMREYSKDVDMVIMIATMLHSIATGNILPSRVKSVCVDINPATVTKLADRGSAQVLSVVTDIGAFLPTLYNELEK; encoded by the coding sequence ATGAATCAAAGAGAAATAGAACTGTTTGGACATATTATAGATTCTTTAATTCTTCCAAAAACCCTTGATATTATCATGGATCAAGGAGGAGATTTTAAAATAATCGATTTAAATGTTGGAAAAAGAAAGTCTGATGTAAGTAGAGCTAAAATTATAGTTTCAGCGGATTCTCCCTCTCTTTTAAATCAAATATTAGATGAACTTAGTGAAATAGGAGCTACAATTTCAGCAATAGAAGAAGTTAAATTAGTTGCTTCTCCTAATGATAAAGTTGCTCCAGATAATTTTTATTCAACCACCAATCATGTTACGCATGTTTTACATAATGGGAACTGGTTACTTGTTGAAAATATTGAAATGGATTGTATGATTATTATTGACATTGATGAAAATAATAGTGGTAAAGCTTATTGTAAGCCAATTGGAAGGATAAAAAAAGGAGATTTAATTGTTGTAGGGAGAGAAGGGATACGTGTAACTCCTCCAGAACGTCCAAGAGGTAAACAGGGTGTTTTTGAATTTATGAATAGTGAAGTTTCTTCAGAAAAGCCTTTGATGAGTATTATTGAAAATATAGCTTCAGAGATTAAAGAAATTAAATCAAGAGGTGGAAAAATAGCTATAGTTGGAGGTCCAGCTATTGTTCATACGGGATCTGCTGATTTAATGGCTAAGATGATTAAGGAAGGATATATTGATGTTGTTTTCGCAGGAAACGCGTTAGCTACTCATGATATTGAAAATGCTCTTTATGGAACATCTCTCGGAGTATGTGTAAAAACAGGAGAAGTTGTTAGTCGTGGTCACACCCATCATATGAGGGCTATTAATACTATCAATGGTTCTGGATCTATTAAAGAAGCTGTTGATGATGGAACTTTAACAGGTGGAATAATGTATGAATGTATTAAAAATAATGTTCCATTTGTTTTAGCAGGATCTATACGTGATGATGGTCCACTTCCAGATGTTATAACAGATGTAATTGAAGCTCAAGAGATGATGAGGGAATATTCAAAGGATGTTGATATGGTTATTATGATAGCTACTATGTTACATTCTATTGCCACTGGGAATATCCTACCTTCAAGAGTAAAAAGTGTTTGTGTTGATATTAATCCTGCAACAGTTACAAAATTAGCTGATAGGGGAAGTGCTCAAGTTTTAAGTGTTGTAACTGATATTGGTGCTTTTTTACCAACTTTATATAATGAATTAGAAAAATAA
- the ade gene encoding adenine deaminase, whose protein sequence is MNPKKFNSIKANILDVFTNEIYPSEISIEDGYIVSVNPISNLENDGVELDFDGILVPGFIDAHIHIESSLLTPSNFAKAVVPFGTTSVIADPHEIANVAGIEGVEFMIDDASKVPFDFYFSAPSCVPATNFETSGACLDSLAIEELLKMDEVVSLGEVMNFVGVINNDKNVIDKLKVAKKYNIPIDGHAPLLSGADLEKYVNVFLDDDFDNKNLIQGPSTDHESISFDEAIEKKKLGMKIMVREGSSAKNMEALFNIKDRIGLCSNQDFFGAVSVDDFGEILKNPIFDFLVTDDKEPNDLKDGHLNVLIKKAIFLGIDHIEAIKMVTINPAKHYNLNSGAIEVGRKANFCLIDNFDDFNIKKTIINGEIVAEDGVSFIKSQKPSFKNTFVLNEKNSDDFNVHVNFNSNSSNNPIFYINTKVIEVIDGEIITKKIDKDLKVEEGIIKENIEEDILKLAVVERYGNNNISNAFIKGFNLKNGAMASSVAHDSHNIVVLGTESEYMAKAVNLISKNKGGLAIVYDDVEKILKLPIAGLMSDEDIGSVSKELYEINKIIKTLGCTLESPFMTLSFVSLLVIPSLRLSDKGLFDVDEFSFVDLTNTNN, encoded by the coding sequence ATGAATCCTAAAAAATTTAATTCAATAAAAGCAAACATTTTAGATGTTTTCACAAATGAAATTTATCCTAGTGAAATATCTATAGAAGATGGTTATATTGTTAGTGTTAATCCTATTTCTAATCTTGAAAATGATGGTGTAGAACTTGATTTCGATGGAATTTTAGTTCCAGGTTTCATTGATGCTCATATTCATATTGAAAGTTCTCTTTTAACACCATCTAATTTTGCAAAAGCAGTTGTTCCTTTTGGAACTACTTCAGTTATAGCTGATCCTCATGAAATAGCTAATGTTGCTGGAATTGAAGGTGTTGAATTTATGATTGATGATGCATCTAAAGTTCCTTTTGATTTTTATTTTTCTGCTCCTTCTTGTGTTCCAGCTACTAACTTTGAAACTAGTGGGGCCTGTTTAGATAGTTTAGCTATTGAAGAACTTTTAAAAATGGATGAAGTTGTATCTTTAGGGGAAGTTATGAACTTTGTTGGAGTTATTAACAATGATAAAAATGTTATTGATAAATTAAAGGTTGCTAAAAAATATAATATACCTATTGATGGTCATGCTCCTTTATTGTCTGGAGCTGATTTAGAGAAATATGTTAATGTTTTTTTAGATGATGATTTTGATAATAAAAATCTGATTCAGGGTCCCTCAACTGATCACGAGTCTATAAGTTTTGATGAAGCTATTGAGAAAAAGAAACTTGGTATGAAAATTATGGTAAGGGAGGGGTCTTCTGCTAAAAATATGGAAGCTCTTTTTAATATAAAAGATAGAATTGGTCTTTGTTCAAATCAAGATTTTTTTGGAGCAGTTTCAGTTGATGATTTTGGGGAAATTTTGAAAAACCCAATTTTTGATTTTTTAGTTACTGATGATAAGGAACCTAACGACTTAAAAGACGGACATTTAAATGTTCTTATAAAAAAAGCAATTTTTCTTGGAATCGATCATATAGAAGCTATTAAAATGGTTACAATTAATCCTGCTAAACATTATAATCTTAATTCAGGTGCAATTGAAGTTGGAAGAAAAGCTAATTTTTGTTTAATCGACAATTTTGATGATTTCAATATTAAAAAAACAATTATTAATGGAGAAATTGTAGCTGAAGATGGAGTTTCTTTTATTAAATCTCAAAAGCCATCTTTTAAAAATACTTTTGTATTGAATGAGAAGAATTCTGATGATTTTAATGTTCATGTAAACTTTAATTCTAATAGTTCTAATAATCCTATTTTCTATATTAACACAAAAGTAATTGAGGTTATTGATGGTGAAATTATCACTAAAAAAATTGATAAAGACCTCAAAGTTGAAGAAGGAATTATTAAAGAAAATATTGAAGAAGATATTCTGAAGTTAGCTGTTGTTGAAAGATATGGGAATAATAATATTTCGAATGCATTTATTAAAGGATTTAATCTGAAAAATGGAGCTATGGCTTCAAGTGTTGCTCATGATTCTCATAATATTGTTGTTTTAGGAACAGAATCTGAATATATGGCAAAGGCTGTAAATCTAATTTCTAAAAATAAAGGAGGCTTAGCTATCGTTTATGATGATGTTGAAAAAATATTAAAACTTCCAATAGCTGGTCTTATGAGTGATGAAGACATTGGATCTGTTTCAAAAGAGCTTTATGAAATTAACAAAATAATTAAAACTTTAGGATGTACACTAGAATCTCCTTTCATGACATTATCCTTTGTATCTCTTTTGGTTATTCCTAGCTTAAGATTAAGTGATAAAGGATTGTTTGATGTGGATGAATTTTCTTTTGTTGATTTGACTAATACTAATAATTAA
- the pyrI gene encoding aspartate carbamoyltransferase regulatory subunit, with amino-acid sequence MKKPEMKVEPIKNGTVIDHITANKSLHVLKILGLPNEDINVTLAMNVSSGKAGRKDIVKIEKRELDSSELDQIALLAPEATINIIRDYKVVAKDKVRFMKELKSIIRCNNPNCITNANEPIESRFHLIKTSPILLRCHYCERLIDAEEIDKQF; translated from the coding sequence ATGAAAAAACCTGAAATGAAAGTAGAGCCAATTAAAAATGGGACTGTTATTGATCATATTACAGCTAATAAATCTCTCCATGTTTTGAAAATTTTAGGGCTTCCTAATGAAGATATTAATGTTACATTAGCTATGAATGTTTCTTCTGGTAAAGCTGGAAGAAAAGACATAGTAAAAATAGAAAAAAGAGAACTTGATTCTTCAGAACTTGATCAAATTGCTTTACTTGCTCCTGAAGCTACAATAAACATAATAAGGGATTATAAAGTAGTTGCAAAGGATAAAGTCCGTTTTATGAAAGAATTAAAATCAATCATTCGATGTAACAATCCTAATTGTATTACAAATGCTAATGAACCAATTGAATCTAGATTTCATTTGATAAAAACTTCACCAATACTTTTAAGATGCCATTACTGTGAACGATTAATCGATGCTGAAGAAATAGATAAACAGTTTTAG
- a CDS encoding succinylglutamate desuccinylase/aspartoacylase domain-containing protein, with protein sequence MKNIKINNNFKRILIVLIILSIFLIGIQAASAATPTVTVEKWGTGGDVTKNSLIKKNIPKSDISTKVIKAAKKGTPIVKFGNGKGKKTLIVSGVHGSELSSQVASMKLINYLSKKKNIKGTIYVIPFVAPKATAKNQRFYNGKNLNSIANKKGSVTNKIMLFAKKNKIDAVGDFHCTMPGGNPGKNIIMGTKVPTLKSARMAIGISRLIKQPYRNYLIAGKEYPGALEDVLNLKGIPAVTCEVKTPHGKIASGSITASLRQMLGFLKYNKIIA encoded by the coding sequence ATGAAAAATATTAAAATTAATAATAATTTTAAAAGGATACTTATAGTATTAATAATATTATCAATTTTTTTAATTGGAATACAGGCAGCATCAGCAGCTACACCTACAGTTACAGTTGAAAAATGGGGTACTGGAGGAGATGTTACAAAAAACAGCTTAATAAAAAAGAATATTCCAAAATCAGATATTTCAACTAAAGTTATTAAAGCTGCAAAAAAAGGAACACCAATAGTTAAATTTGGAAATGGTAAAGGTAAAAAAACGCTTATTGTTTCAGGAGTTCATGGAAGTGAGCTTTCATCACAGGTTGCATCAATGAAGCTTATAAATTATCTAAGTAAAAAGAAAAATATAAAAGGAACAATATATGTTATACCATTCGTAGCTCCAAAAGCAACTGCCAAGAATCAAAGATTCTATAATGGTAAAAATTTAAACTCTATAGCTAATAAAAAGGGTAGTGTAACTAATAAAATAATGTTATTTGCAAAGAAAAATAAGATAGATGCAGTAGGAGATTTCCATTGTACGATGCCTGGAGGAAACCCTGGTAAAAATATAATAATGGGTACAAAAGTTCCAACATTGAAAAGTGCTAGAATGGCAATTGGAATTTCAAGATTAATAAAACAGCCTTATAGAAATTATCTTATAGCTGGTAAAGAATATCCAGGAGCTCTTGAAGATGTTTTAAATTTAAAAGGTATTCCTGCTGTTACTTGCGAGGTTAAAACTCCACATGGAAAAATAGCTTCAGGAAGTATAACTGCTTCCCTAAGACAGATGCTTGGATTTTTAAAGTATAATAAAATTATAGCCTAA